In Camelina sativa cultivar DH55 chromosome 13, Cs, whole genome shotgun sequence, the genomic window CTGTCCACAAAATTCTcgattttaattttctctttgccataaaaaattttaaaacctacCACCGAATTTTCTCACAATCCCTCACAATTGaaactgaaacttttaaaacattctTACCACTCATATGAGTATAATGGTCACACTACCAAATGATATATGTGAATGTTCCTTACGTTGGATTGGATAAtggtcacacacacacactaccAAATGTTTATTATCTTATTCATCGAGTTGTTCGGATTTTGTAGAGTCGGATCTAAACAATATTTGCTATGCGAGTCGTGTATATGTTATGTGTCACTCAGTTTTAACGGAATATGTGTCTACTTCTAGCTTTAAAACTtgatttgacaaaaacaaaattgtattcaaTGCTGTAAATTAAAATAGAAGATTGTATAAATGCATTAATGCTTAAGGGGGAAAAAAGATTGCTCCGTCTTTTTCAATCACATCGTCTAAAGTTGTATATTttcaaacaacaaccaaatttacatcaaccatatatttacaaacgATTGTAAAACCAACCTGCCAGTAAGAATCTCTTTAATACTACATATATCACTCATAGTTTAAATGTTAAATTAGGTCCACTATATGATCAGTTTGAAAAACTCGAAATGTGAACAATTTAATCATCGTCCTTTCGCCGACTACGAACGCATGAATTAAATACTAGTTTCCATGTTTGGCTATATAAGTAGCCACGACAACAAACTTGCACATTTTCTTACCTGAAATAGGATTAAATGGGACCTGCCCCTGTCCTAGTAGCAATAGTATACAAATGGATAAAATCAGAATCATACGTGGATTGGTAAATAAAGAAGGCCAATTATTTTTACTGAGGGAGAagaaatgaatatttttatattaattaaaaaaaatttgcttttGAATGGGATTGGTTCTTTGATTGGTCCGAATCCCCAGAAGAAGCTTACAACAACACAGTCTTTAACTCTGTTTTCATATGAACACTCTTCATCCTTACAAGCAGCAacgacaagaacaagaacaagaacaagaacaagaagctaGACACGAATGGGATCTTTCTCTCTCCACCGTcgtttcttcctcctcctcctccgcctccgaCGTTATCGGTGCTATTGAGTTCGATCCCACTGATAACATCGTCGCTACAGCCGGGATTTCTAGAAAGATTCGTTTTTACGGCCTCCCTTCCCTCTTACGTACCAGCGCCGCCGTCTCAGGAGGAGTTTCTTTCGTCGATCAAGCCACCGCCTGCGAGTATTACATCTGTACGCCGGCGAAGCTCAGTAGTCTACGGTGGAGACCCGGGTCGGGTGGTCGGGTCATCGGGTCGGGAGATTACGACGGTGTAGTGACCGAGTACGATCTCGAGAAGAGAACGCCCGTGTTCGAAAGGGACGAGCACGGTGGCCGACGCGTGTGGAGCGTTGATTACACGCGTCACGGCGACTCGTCCGCCATAGGCGCGTCTGGATCGGACGACGGGACCATGCAAGTGTGGGATCCGAGGTGTCCACCGGAGGAATCTTTAGGCCTCGTACGGCCGGCGGGGATATGCCGGAGCGCCGTTTGTTGCGTCGAGTTCGATCCTTCCGGCGGACCAGCTGTGGCTGTCGGCTGCGCTGATCGGAAAGGGTACATTTACGATATGAGAAAACTCGTTGACCCGGCGTTGACTCTGCAAGGACATAACAAAACGGTGTCGTATGTGAGGTTCCTCGACGGTGGTACGGTGGTGACGGCAGGCACGGACGGATGTCTGAAGCTGTGGAGCGTGGAGGACGGGAGCGTGATTCGGACGTACGAAGGGCACGTGAACGGTAGAAACTTCGTGGGGTTATCAGTGTGGAGAAACGGCGCGCTGTTTGGTTGTGGATCGGAGAACAACAAGGTGTTCGTGTATGATAAGAGGTGGGGAAAGCCGGTATGGGTAGACGGGTTCGAACCGGTTGGTATGAATTCTGGTTCGGATAAGCGGTTCGTGAGTAGCGTCTGCTGGAGGCAATCAGGTGTGGACCAGTGCACGCTAGTGGCTGGGGGATCTGATGGAGTATTACAGGTTTACGTGGNNNNNNNNNNNNNNNNNNNNNNNNNNNNNNNNNNNNNNNNNNNNNNNNNNNNNNNNNNNNNNNNNNNNNNNNNNNNNNNNNNNNNNNNNNNNNNNNNNNNNNNNNNNNNNNNNNNNNNNNNNNNNNNNNNNNNNNNNNNNNNNNNNNNNNNNNNNNNNNNNNNNNNNNNNNNNNNNNNNNNNNNNNNNNNNNNNNNNNNNNNNNNNNNNNNNNNNNNNNNNNNNNNNNNNNNNNNNNNNNNNNNNNNNNNNNNNNNNNNNNNNNNNNNNNNNNNNNNNNNNNNNNNNNNNNNNNNNNNNNNNNNNNNNNNNNNNNNNNNNNNNNNNNNNNNNNNNNNNNNNNNNNNNNNNNNNNNNNNNNNNNNNNNNNNNNNNNNNNNNNNNNNNNNNNNNNNNNNNNNNNNNNNNNNNNNNNNNNNNNNNNNNNNNNNNNNNNNNNNNNNNNNNNNNNNNNNNNNNNNNNNNNNNNNNNNNNNNNNNNNNNNNNNNNNNNNNNNNNNNNNNNNNNNNNNNNNNNNNNNNNNNNNNNNNNNNNNNNNNNNNNNNNNNNNNNNNNNNNNNNNNNNNNNNNNNNNNNNNNNNNNNNTTAGGCCTCGTACGGCCGGCGGGGATATGCCGGAGCGCCGTTTGTTGCGTCGAGTTCGATCCTTCCGGCGGACCAGCTGTGGCTGTCGGATGCGCTGATCGGAAAGGGTACATTTACGATATGAGAAAACTCGTTGACCCGGCGTTGACTCTGCAAGGACATAACAAAACGGTGTCGTATGTGAGGTTCCTCGACGGTGGCACGGTGGTGACGGCAGGCACGGACGGATGTCTGAAGCTGTGGAGCGTGGAGGACGGGAGCGTGATTCGGACGTACGAAGGGCACGTGAACGGTAGAAACTTCGTGGGGTTATCAGTGTGGAGAAACGGCGCGCTGTTTGGTTGTGGATCGGAGAACAACAAGGTGTTCGTGTATGATAAGAGGTGGGGAAAGCCGGTATGGGTAGACGGGTTCGAACCGGTTGGTATGAATTCTGGTTCGGATAAGCGGTTCGTGAGTAGCGTCTGCTGGAGGCAATCAGGTGTGGACCAGTGCACGCTAGTGGCTGGGGGATCTGATGGAGTATTACAGGTTTACGTGGGCAAAAGAAAGCCATAATACTATTCTccttaattttttatcaattaaggagaatgatgatgatatgaattattatgatgatgatgataatgatgatgatgcttcttagtttctttttcatgttttttttttccaaatttaatttactaCTTGAGGTTGATTTTTTATTCAGTTGTGAgagaatttgatgttttttttgttgttgtgtttttcttataaaggaatttttttttttacttgttcattggtttttttattgttagcaGAAATTTTGGATTTGTAATCCATAAATTATCATTCCCTATTTTCTCATAATGTTCTTTAAGTTAGattatgattacaaatctagcTATGTTGGCAGGTATTAGGtatatcaatatcataaatttatattgccTTCCTCTACCTTATCTAGTGTGCATATCAcgagattagtttttttttttgcttctttgggagcttcacaaaagaaaaaaaaaacagacattaTGATTGATGAATCGTTTTCAAACCCTCtaattacatgtttatatcgacACAAAATGTGCACTACATTTCTTTAATAATCGTATTTTTATGGGCGCTTCACATCTTGCCAAAATGATGGTTTTATCTCCATTGATAACCTTGTTAAATATAAAAGACTTAAATCCATTAGGCAGTGGAATTTTTTGATGTGCAACTAAATGCATAATTCATGCATTTGTTGATTCGGAATCAATGATTCCAAACATAATTGAGCGCAcggatgaatatatataatccacGCTTAAGTATTATATGCATATACAAACGGCCGTCGTCTTAACCTAAAAACCAGCCGTCGCTCAAAGTTTTTCTCAGATCTGAGACCAGAGTGCAGTGGTTTCTCTAGCACCGGTTCTGGTCTCcctgtttttctttcttcctttagTCCTTTGCTTTAGTTTCTGTTTAGTTTATGGAAAGTTCTTGGCCTTGGATTGGGGTTTTCTTTTTAGTTCAATCAGATTGTGCTTTTGGGTTGGCTTGTGTGTGTTATGTAGGAAGACTTCACTGGCTTGTTTTTCCCGATCACCTTTAACCTGGTTCTACCTATTAGTTTCCCATTTAGTTCGTTTCCTTTCTATGAAGAGGTTTTTTGTGTGAAGTTTTTGCTTGGCTCTAGGCTTCAGATCCTTCTAGTCTTA contains:
- the LOC104738129 gene encoding WD repeat-containing protein RUP2-like isoform X2; translated protein: MNTLHPYKQQRQEQEQEQEQEARHEWDLSLSTVVSSSSSSASDVIGAIEFDPTDNIVATAGISRKIRFYGLPSLLRTSAAVSGGVSFVDQATACEYYICTPAKLSSLRWRPGSGGRVIGSGDYDGVVTEYDLEKRTPVFERDEHGGRRVWSVDYTRHGDSSAIGASGSDDGTMQVWDPRCPPEESLGLVRPAGICRSAVCCVEFDPSGGPAVAVGCADRKGYIYDMRKLVDPALTLQGHNKTVSYVRFLDGGTVVTAGTDGCLKLWSVEDGSVIRTYEGHVNGRNFVGLSVWRNGALFGCGSENNKVFVYDKRWGKPVWVDGFEPVGMNSGSDKRFVSSVCWRQSGVDQCTLVAGGSDGVLQVYVGKRKP
- the LOC104738129 gene encoding WD repeat-containing protein RUP2-like isoform X1, which translates into the protein MNTLHPYKQQRQEQEQEQEQEARHEWDLSLSTVVSSSSSSASDVIGAIEFDPTDNIVATAGISRKIRFYGLPSLLRTSAAVSGGVSFVDQATACEYYICTPAKLSSLRWRPGSGGRVIGSGDYDGVVTEYDLEKRTPVFERDEHGGRRVWSVDYTRHGDSSAIGASGSDDGTMQVWDPRCPPEESLGLVRPAGICRSAVCCVEFDPSGGPAVAVGCADRKGYIYDMRKLVDPALTLQGHNKTVSYVRFLDGGTVVTAGTDGCLKLWSVEDGSVIRTYEGHVNGRNFVGLSVWRNGALFGCGSENNKVFVYDKRWGKPVWVDGFEPVGMNSGSDKRFVSSVCWRQSGVDQCTLVAGGSDGVLQVYVGKRKP
- the LOC104738129 gene encoding WD repeat-containing protein RUP2-like isoform X3, which translates into the protein MNTLHPYKQQRQEQEQEQEQEARHEWDLSLSTVVSSSSSSASDVIGAIEFDPTDNIVATAGISRKIRFYGLPSLLRTSAAVSGGVSFVDQATACEYYICTPAKLSSLRWRPGSGGRVIGSGDYDGVVTEYDLEKRTPVFERDEHGGRRVWSVDYTRHGDSSAIGASGSDDGTMQVWDPRCPPEESLGLVRPAGICRSAVCCVEFDPSGGPAVAVGCADRKGYIYDMRKLVDPALTLQGHNKTVSYVRFLDGGTVVTAGTDGCLKLWSVEDGSVIRTYEGHVNGRNFVGLSVWRNGALFGCGSENNKVFVYDKRWGKPVWVDGFEPVGMNSGSDKRFVSSVCWRQSGVDQCTLVAGGSDGVLQVYVGKRKP